A single genomic interval of Syngnathoides biaculeatus isolate LvHL_M chromosome 1, ASM1980259v1, whole genome shotgun sequence harbors:
- the cibar1 gene encoding CBY1-interacting BAR domain-containing protein 1 isoform X1: protein MSQAKLNLFLLMSRSIALRDEQTKRIQESIGHVEKHFGDLCNMFGDYARKVAKLRDKADVLVRGVADYADTETPGLKKGVKRFAEQLAKIQDYRQAEVERLEAKVIKPLKGYSAVVQRKREDVKAAESARMRGTKQMLQLERTRQRNPADRQVISLVRRLPRFHPLMYADDRDAALVCVRPRASYSGPPSTRRGPRASWRRPWTTLRSRRFETSRGSCATLLAWRCPSTPKPWNSSRWPTRASRA, encoded by the exons ATGAGTCAAGCCAAATTGAACCTTTTCCTGCTGATGTCCCGATCTATCGCGCTCAGGGACGAGCAGACCAAGAGGATCCAGGAGAGCATCGGCCACGTGGAGAAGCACTTTGGCGACTTGTGCAACATGTTCGGCGACTACGCCCGCAAAGTCGCCAAGCTGCGCGACAAGGCCGACGTCTTGGTGCGAGGGGTCGCCGACTACGCCGACACCGAGACGCCCGGCCTCAAGAAAGGCGTAAAGCGGTTCGCCGAGCAGCTGGCCAAGATCCAGGACTACCGGCAAGCGGAG GTGGAGCGACTCGAGGCCAAAGTGATCAAGCCGCTGAAAGGTTACAGCGCGGTGGTGCAGCGTAAACGG gAGGACGTGAAGGCGGCCGAGAGCGCCAGGATGCGAGGCACCAAGCAGATGCTTCAGTTGGAACGCACTCGCCAACGCAACCCGGCCGACCGACAAGTCATC TCTCTGGTACGTCGGCTGCCGCGCTTTCATCCGCTAATGTACGCCGACGACCGTGACGCCGCTCTGGTGTGCGTCAGGCCGAGAGCGAGTTACAGCGGGCCACCATCGACGAGGCGCGGACCACGCGCCAGCTGGAGGAGACCATGGACGACTTTGAGAAGCAGAAGATTCGAGACATCAAG AGGATCATGTGCGACTTTGCTTGCGTGGAGATGTCCTTCCACGCCAAAGCCTTGGAACTCTTCACGCTGGCCTACCAGAGCGTCCAGAGCGTAG
- the cibar1 gene encoding CBY1-interacting BAR domain-containing protein 1 isoform X2 has protein sequence MSTTPDARARDEQTKRIQESIGHVEKHFGDLCNMFGDYARKVAKLRDKADVLVRGVADYADTETPGLKKGVKRFAEQLAKIQDYRQAEVERLEAKVIKPLKGYSAVVQRKREDVKAAESARMRGTKQMLQLERTRQRNPADRQVISLVRRLPRFHPLMYADDRDAALVCVRPRASYSGPPSTRRGPRASWRRPWTTLRSRRFETSRGSCATLLAWRCPSTPKPWNSSRWPTRASRA, from the exons ATGAGCACAACTCCCGACGCACGAGCGAG GGACGAGCAGACCAAGAGGATCCAGGAGAGCATCGGCCACGTGGAGAAGCACTTTGGCGACTTGTGCAACATGTTCGGCGACTACGCCCGCAAAGTCGCCAAGCTGCGCGACAAGGCCGACGTCTTGGTGCGAGGGGTCGCCGACTACGCCGACACCGAGACGCCCGGCCTCAAGAAAGGCGTAAAGCGGTTCGCCGAGCAGCTGGCCAAGATCCAGGACTACCGGCAAGCGGAG GTGGAGCGACTCGAGGCCAAAGTGATCAAGCCGCTGAAAGGTTACAGCGCGGTGGTGCAGCGTAAACGG gAGGACGTGAAGGCGGCCGAGAGCGCCAGGATGCGAGGCACCAAGCAGATGCTTCAGTTGGAACGCACTCGCCAACGCAACCCGGCCGACCGACAAGTCATC TCTCTGGTACGTCGGCTGCCGCGCTTTCATCCGCTAATGTACGCCGACGACCGTGACGCCGCTCTGGTGTGCGTCAGGCCGAGAGCGAGTTACAGCGGGCCACCATCGACGAGGCGCGGACCACGCGCCAGCTGGAGGAGACCATGGACGACTTTGAGAAGCAGAAGATTCGAGACATCAAG AGGATCATGTGCGACTTTGCTTGCGTGGAGATGTCCTTCCACGCCAAAGCCTTGGAACTCTTCACGCTGGCCTACCAGAGCGTCCAGAGCGTAG